A single region of the Streptococcus sanguinis genome encodes:
- the sufU gene encoding Fe-S cluster assembly sulfur transfer protein SufU — MALSKLDSLYKAVVTDHSAHPHHHGKLEDVEQVVLNNPTCGDVISLSVKFNAKNQIEDIAFVNSGCTISTASASMMTDAVLGKTKEQALELAEVFSQMVQGQEDSRQKELGDGAFLAGVAKFPQRIKCATLGWNALKRAIEEDKK; from the coding sequence ATGGCGCTTTCTAAGTTAGACAGTCTTTACAAGGCAGTTGTGACTGATCACTCGGCTCACCCCCATCATCATGGGAAGCTGGAAGATGTGGAGCAAGTAGTCCTCAATAATCCAACCTGTGGCGATGTTATCAGCTTGTCAGTGAAGTTTAATGCTAAAAATCAGATAGAGGATATTGCTTTTGTGAATTCCGGCTGTACCATTTCAACGGCTTCGGCCAGTATGATGACGGATGCGGTTCTGGGCAAGACAAAAGAGCAGGCGCTGGAATTAGCAGAAGTTTTCTCGCAGATGGTTCAGGGTCAAGAAGACAGTCGCCAGAAAGAATTGGGAGATGGAGCCTTTTTAGCAGGCGTTGCCAAATTCCCGCAGCGAATTAAGTGTGCGACCTTGGGTTGGAATGCCCTCAAGCGAGCAATTGAAGAAGATAAAAAGTAA
- the sufB gene encoding Fe-S cluster assembly protein SufB gives MSEERVEPKPIDLGEYKFGFHDDVEPVLSTGKGLNEAVIRELSAAKDEPEWMLDFRLKSYEAFKKMPMQTWGPDLSEINFDDLIYYQKASDKPARSWDEVPEKIKETFEKIGIPEAERAYLAGAAAQYESEVVYHNMKEEFQKLGIVFTDTDSALKEYPELFKQYFAKLVPPTDNKLAALNSAVWSGGTFIYVPKGVKVDVPLQTYFRINNENSGQFERTLIIVDEGASVHYVEGCTAPTYSSNSLHAAIVEIFALDGAYMRYTTIQNWSDNVYNLVTKRARAMKDATVEWIDGNLGAKTTMKYPSVYLDGPGARGTMLSIAFANTNQHQDTGAKMIHNAPHTSSSIVSKSIAKGGGKVDYRGQVTFGKNSQKSVSHIECDTIIMDDISASDTIPFNEIHNSQVALEHEAKVSKISEEQLYYLMSRGLSESEATEMIVMGFVEPFTKELPMEYAVELNRLISYEMEGSVG, from the coding sequence ATGTCAGAAGAAAGAGTAGAACCAAAACCGATTGATCTCGGTGAATACAAGTTTGGTTTCCATGACGATGTTGAACCTGTTCTCTCGACAGGGAAAGGGCTGAATGAAGCGGTCATTCGTGAGCTTTCTGCAGCCAAGGATGAACCAGAGTGGATGCTGGATTTCCGCCTCAAATCCTACGAGGCTTTCAAGAAGATGCCGATGCAGACTTGGGGGCCGGATTTGTCAGAAATTAATTTTGATGACTTGATTTATTACCAAAAGGCTTCTGATAAGCCTGCTAGAAGCTGGGATGAAGTGCCTGAGAAGATTAAGGAAACCTTTGAGAAGATTGGGATCCCAGAAGCAGAGAGAGCTTATCTCGCTGGTGCGGCGGCCCAGTATGAATCAGAAGTGGTCTACCACAATATGAAGGAAGAGTTCCAAAAGCTAGGAATCGTTTTCACGGATACCGACTCAGCTCTAAAGGAATATCCAGAGCTCTTCAAGCAGTATTTTGCTAAGCTGGTTCCTCCGACAGATAACAAGCTAGCAGCTCTCAACTCCGCCGTCTGGTCAGGTGGTACCTTCATATATGTTCCAAAAGGTGTCAAGGTAGATGTTCCTTTGCAGACTTATTTCCGGATTAACAATGAAAATTCGGGTCAGTTTGAGCGGACTTTGATTATCGTTGATGAGGGTGCTAGCGTCCATTATGTAGAAGGATGTACTGCTCCGACTTATTCCAGCAATAGCTTGCATGCTGCGATTGTTGAAATTTTTGCCCTCGATGGGGCCTATATGCGCTACACCACTATTCAAAACTGGTCCGATAATGTATACAACCTCGTGACCAAGCGGGCGCGGGCTATGAAAGATGCGACAGTTGAGTGGATTGACGGGAACCTCGGTGCGAAAACGACTATGAAATATCCGTCTGTCTATCTGGATGGACCTGGAGCGCGTGGAACTATGCTTTCCATTGCCTTTGCCAATACCAATCAGCACCAAGATACAGGGGCTAAGATGATTCACAATGCTCCGCATACCAGCTCATCTATCGTGTCTAAGTCTATTGCTAAGGGCGGAGGTAAAGTGGATTACCGCGGTCAAGTGACCTTTGGAAAGAATTCACAGAAATCTGTCAGCCATATTGAGTGTGATACGATTATCATGGATGATATTTCGGCATCAGATACCATTCCCTTTAATGAAATTCATAACTCTCAGGTGGCTCTGGAGCATGAGGCCAAGGTTTCTAAGATTTCCGAAGAGCAGCTCTACTATCTCATGAGCCGTGGCTTGTCCGAATCCGAAGCAACCGAAATGATTGTCATGGGCTTTGTCGAACCTTTCACCAAAGAACTGCCTATGGAGTATGCTGTTGAGCTTAACCGCTTGATTAGCTATGAAATGGAAGGATCAGTTGGATAA
- the pbp3 gene encoding D-alanyl-D-alanine carboxypeptidase PBP3: protein MKRLFLCLLVLVGMTANKVAADDFNIAAKSAMAVDATSGKILYEKDANTPIEVGSITNLLTVYLVYEAIDRGDLTADTYVDISDYAYSLTSNPNISNVPLEAKRYKVKDLIAASLMSSSNSATIALAEKVGGSEENFVQMMKAKLKEWGIKDATIVNSTGLNTLLLEYATEETDYTASASTAKKSKDTENKFSAYDLAVISRHLIMDFPQVTEITSKSTAKIAGTSLENYNFMLENQSNFRSGVDGLKAGSSEKGGSSFVATTTENGIRMITVVLDVEQTDGDPYARFVATASLMNYVSQNFTQTTIVAEGEAYNKSHSTVIDGKQKTVPAVASKDFTIIERIANQAEHKVEFSTNEKGFQAPLKKNTELGTLTYNDPEPIGQGYLENKAPSVTMVAGQEVEKSIFFKVWWNDFVRYVNEKL from the coding sequence ATGAAACGATTATTCCTATGTTTACTAGTTTTGGTCGGAATGACCGCCAACAAGGTGGCAGCAGATGATTTCAACATTGCCGCTAAAAGTGCAATGGCTGTGGATGCTACTTCTGGAAAGATTCTCTACGAAAAAGATGCTAATACTCCAATCGAAGTCGGCTCCATCACCAATCTTTTGACCGTCTATCTGGTCTATGAAGCCATTGACAGAGGAGACTTGACTGCCGATACTTATGTTGATATTTCAGACTACGCTTACAGTCTGACATCTAATCCAAATATCAGCAATGTCCCTTTGGAAGCCAAACGTTACAAAGTCAAAGACTTGATTGCCGCTTCCTTGATGTCCAGCTCCAACAGTGCCACGATTGCTTTGGCTGAGAAGGTTGGGGGCAGCGAAGAAAATTTCGTCCAAATGATGAAGGCTAAGCTTAAAGAATGGGGTATCAAAGATGCTACTATTGTGAACTCCACAGGGCTGAATACTCTTCTTCTGGAATACGCAACTGAAGAAACAGACTATACTGCCTCAGCTAGCACAGCTAAAAAAAGCAAGGACACTGAAAACAAATTCAGCGCCTACGACTTGGCTGTTATCAGCCGGCATCTGATTATGGATTTCCCTCAAGTGACAGAGATCACTTCCAAGTCCACAGCCAAAATTGCGGGGACGAGTCTGGAAAATTATAACTTCATGCTGGAAAACCAGTCCAACTTCCGCTCAGGTGTGGACGGACTCAAAGCCGGCAGTTCGGAGAAGGGAGGCTCTTCCTTTGTTGCAACGACTACTGAGAATGGCATCCGCATGATTACAGTTGTGCTAGACGTTGAGCAAACTGACGGAGACCCTTACGCACGCTTTGTAGCCACAGCGTCTTTGATGAACTATGTTTCGCAAAACTTCACCCAGACGACCATTGTGGCCGAGGGTGAAGCCTACAATAAAAGCCATTCAACCGTTATTGACGGCAAACAAAAGACCGTGCCAGCCGTTGCCAGCAAGGATTTTACCATCATTGAACGCATCGCCAATCAGGCGGAACACAAAGTAGAATTCTCCACCAACGAAAAAGGCTTCCAAGCTCCACTGAAAAAAAATACTGAGCTCGGAACCTTGACCTATAATGACCCTGAGCCAATCGGCCAAGGCTATCTGGAAAACAAAGCACCTTCTGTCACAATGGTAGCCGGCCAAGAGGTGGAAAAAAGTATCTTCTTCAAGGTCTGGTGGAATGACTTCGTCCGCTATGTCAACGAGAAATTATAA
- a CDS encoding peptide ABC transporter substrate-binding protein, producing the protein MKKSKWLAITGLTVVSTLILAACGSSSASNTYSYVYLSDPDTLDYVNSNRATTSDVITNLVDGLLENDKYGNLVPSIAEDWTVSKDGLTYTYKLRKDAKWYTSDGEEYAEVKAQDFVAGLKHAADENSEALPIVQSSIKGLDAYVKGESKDFSTVGVKAVDDHTVEYTLNQPESYWNSKTTMGILFPINEDFLKSQGKDFGTVKPSSILYNGPYVLKAFTSKSVIEYAKNQNYWDKDNVKVENIKLTYFDGSDQESLIRNFSDGAYSQARLYPTSSNYASVEKQYKDNIIYTPQNSTSFYFAFNLNRKTYNHSSKTSDAQKASTTAAIQNKDFRQAINFAFDRTSFGAQMNGKDGATKLIRSLLVPPSFVQVDGKDFSDVVESQLSSYGDEWNGIKLADAQDSIYNADKAKAEFAKAKETLQAEGVEFPIHIDVPVDQSDKVLVQRTNSFKQSVESALGQENVVIDVQQMSTDDFDNSAYFAETAAQKDYDLNMSGWSADYQDPSTYLNIFNPETGDAADNIGIEKGKNADVANKVGLNEYKALLDEADQEKQDTDARYTKYAAAQAWLTDSSIVIPSVSGGGSPVVQKVVPFTKSYSYVGIKGDAYVFKNMELQNDIVTAKDYEAALKKWEKEKEASNKKAQEDLEKHIK; encoded by the coding sequence ATGAAAAAATCTAAATGGTTGGCCATTACTGGACTGACAGTCGTGTCAACACTAATCTTAGCTGCTTGTGGAAGCTCTAGTGCCAGTAATACCTATTCTTATGTCTATTTGAGTGATCCTGATACTTTGGACTATGTCAATTCAAATCGAGCTACTACGTCCGATGTTATTACAAACTTGGTGGACGGCCTTTTAGAAAATGATAAATACGGCAATTTGGTTCCATCTATTGCGGAAGACTGGACTGTTTCAAAGGATGGTTTGACCTATACCTATAAGCTTCGTAAAGATGCTAAGTGGTACACATCAGATGGTGAAGAATATGCAGAGGTTAAAGCACAAGACTTTGTAGCAGGTTTGAAGCACGCGGCAGATGAAAATTCTGAAGCTCTTCCTATCGTCCAAAGCTCTATCAAAGGCTTGGATGCCTATGTCAAAGGAGAGTCTAAAGACTTCTCAACAGTTGGAGTAAAAGCAGTTGATGACCACACGGTCGAATACACGCTCAACCAGCCAGAAAGCTACTGGAACTCTAAGACGACCATGGGGATTCTGTTCCCCATCAATGAGGATTTCTTGAAGTCACAAGGCAAAGATTTTGGTACCGTAAAACCTTCTTCCATTCTTTATAACGGACCTTATGTTCTGAAAGCATTCACTTCTAAGTCTGTCATTGAATATGCTAAAAACCAGAACTATTGGGATAAGGACAATGTCAAGGTTGAAAATATAAAACTGACTTATTTTGATGGTTCGGATCAGGAATCCTTGATCCGCAACTTCTCAGACGGGGCTTATTCTCAAGCACGGCTTTACCCTACGAGCTCTAACTATGCTTCTGTAGAAAAGCAGTACAAAGACAATATTATTTACACACCACAGAATTCAACTAGTTTCTATTTTGCTTTCAATCTGAATCGTAAGACTTATAATCATTCGTCTAAGACATCAGATGCTCAAAAGGCATCAACTACAGCTGCTATTCAAAATAAAGACTTCCGTCAGGCGATTAACTTTGCCTTTGACCGGACATCTTTTGGAGCTCAGATGAATGGTAAAGATGGAGCGACTAAACTCATCCGTAGCTTGCTTGTTCCTCCTAGCTTTGTGCAGGTGGACGGTAAGGACTTCTCTGATGTAGTAGAGAGCCAACTTTCATCTTATGGAGATGAGTGGAATGGCATTAAGCTGGCGGATGCTCAGGATAGTATCTACAATGCTGATAAAGCCAAGGCGGAATTTGCCAAGGCAAAAGAAACCTTGCAAGCTGAAGGTGTAGAATTCCCAATCCATATTGACGTCCCTGTCGATCAGTCTGACAAGGTTTTGGTACAACGGACGAACTCCTTCAAACAGTCTGTCGAATCAGCGCTTGGCCAAGAAAATGTCGTTATTGATGTTCAGCAAATGTCAACAGATGACTTTGATAATTCTGCCTACTTTGCAGAAACAGCAGCTCAGAAAGACTACGATCTCAACATGTCTGGCTGGTCAGCAGACTACCAAGATCCATCAACTTATCTGAATATCTTTAACCCTGAAACAGGTGATGCTGCAGATAATATTGGTATAGAAAAAGGGAAAAATGCTGATGTGGCAAATAAGGTTGGCTTGAATGAATACAAGGCTTTGCTGGATGAAGCTGATCAAGAAAAACAAGATACAGATGCTCGTTACACCAAGTACGCAGCAGCTCAGGCTTGGTTGACGGATAGCTCCATTGTTATTCCTAGTGTTTCTGGTGGTGGTTCACCAGTCGTTCAGAAGGTTGTGCCATTTACCAAGTCTTACTCTTATGTCGGAATTAAAGGAGATGCCTATGTCTTTAAGAACATGGAGCTCCAAAATGATATTGTTACAGCTAAAGACTATGAAGCGGCTCTTAAGAAATGGGAAAAAGAAAAGGAAGCATCCAATAAAAAAGCCCAAGAAGACTTAGAAAAACACATTAAATAA
- a CDS encoding peptide ABC transporter substrate-binding protein, producing the protein MKTSKLAAAAGLVILSAGILAACSFGGSNSSGKNYSYVYTSDPDTLDYTVSNKRATNEIMANVVDGLLESDKYGNLVPSLAEDWTVSKDGLTYTYKLREGVKWYTSDGEEYADVTAKDFVTSLKHAADSKSDGLYIVQKSIKGLDDYVNGKITDFSQVGVKAVDDSTVQYTLNQPESFWNSKTTMGILFPINEEFLKSKGDKFAQGTDPTSVLYNGPFILKSITSKSQISLEKNPNYWDKEKVKIDTVKFSYYDGQDTESLVRGFSDGNYTIARLFPNSSNFASVKKQYGDNIVYTPQGSGTFFVTTNIDRQSYEHTSKTTDAQKASTKKALLNKDFRQALLFAFDRTAYSAQTNGEEAADKQLRNTFVPPTFVQANGKEFGSIVEENLASYGDEWKGVKLDDAQDGFYNPEKAKAEFAKAKEALQAEGVEFPIHLDIPVSSADTNGVKSVQSLKQSIEANLGSDNVVIDIQQMTDDDLNNITYFATSASQEDWDLNNNLGWSPDYNDPSSYLEITGSKTGENVDGYFGFDPGTDNAAAKEAGFEEYDKLLEDAASENEDINKRYEKYAAAQAWLTDSALLMPAWSSGATPSVRKVVPFSGPFAWTGNKGEYSFKYVEIQDKPITTKEYEKAREKWAKEKEESNKKAQAELAEHIK; encoded by the coding sequence ATGAAAACATCTAAGTTAGCTGCAGCTGCTGGGCTTGTCATTCTCTCTGCAGGAATTTTGGCTGCCTGTTCGTTTGGTGGTTCCAATTCATCTGGGAAAAACTATAGCTATGTTTATACCTCAGATCCAGATACACTGGATTACACTGTGTCCAATAAGCGGGCAACCAATGAGATTATGGCTAATGTAGTGGATGGTTTGCTAGAAAGCGATAAGTATGGTAACTTAGTGCCTTCTCTAGCGGAAGATTGGACCGTTTCAAAAGATGGTCTGACCTATACTTATAAGCTTCGTGAGGGAGTGAAGTGGTATACTTCTGATGGTGAAGAGTATGCAGATGTGACTGCTAAGGACTTTGTGACCAGTCTGAAGCATGCCGCAGACAGCAAGTCTGATGGTCTCTATATCGTTCAAAAATCCATTAAAGGCTTGGATGACTATGTCAATGGTAAAATAACTGACTTCTCCCAAGTTGGTGTTAAGGCGGTGGATGATTCTACTGTTCAATACACTCTCAATCAGCCAGAAAGTTTCTGGAATTCTAAGACAACCATGGGGATTCTTTTCCCGATTAACGAAGAATTTCTGAAATCAAAAGGTGACAAATTTGCTCAGGGGACAGATCCAACCAGCGTCCTCTATAACGGTCCGTTTATCTTGAAATCTATCACTTCCAAATCTCAAATTAGCTTAGAGAAGAATCCGAACTATTGGGATAAGGAAAAGGTGAAAATCGATACTGTCAAGTTCTCTTACTATGATGGGCAAGATACAGAATCGCTGGTGCGTGGCTTCTCTGACGGCAACTACACCATTGCCCGTCTTTTCCCAAATAGCTCCAACTTTGCCAGTGTGAAGAAACAGTATGGAGACAATATCGTCTACACTCCTCAAGGTTCAGGAACCTTCTTTGTTACAACTAATATCGACCGTCAGTCTTACGAGCATACTTCTAAGACAACGGATGCACAGAAAGCTTCCACTAAGAAAGCACTGCTCAATAAAGATTTCCGTCAGGCTCTGCTTTTTGCCTTTGACCGTACTGCCTATTCTGCCCAAACCAATGGCGAAGAAGCAGCAGACAAGCAACTTCGTAATACCTTTGTTCCGCCAACCTTTGTTCAGGCTAATGGTAAAGAGTTCGGCAGCATTGTAGAAGAAAATCTGGCTAGCTATGGCGATGAGTGGAAGGGAGTCAAATTAGACGACGCTCAGGATGGCTTTTATAATCCAGAAAAAGCTAAGGCAGAATTTGCCAAAGCTAAAGAAGCGCTGCAGGCAGAAGGAGTGGAATTCCCTATTCATCTGGATATTCCGGTCAGCTCAGCAGATACCAATGGTGTTAAGAGTGTTCAGTCACTGAAGCAGTCTATTGAAGCTAATCTTGGATCTGACAATGTGGTGATTGATATTCAGCAGATGACAGATGATGACTTGAATAACATCACCTACTTTGCAACCTCGGCATCTCAAGAAGACTGGGATTTGAATAATAATCTCGGCTGGAGCCCAGATTATAACGATCCATCTTCTTATCTGGAAATCACTGGCTCTAAGACTGGTGAGAATGTTGACGGCTACTTTGGTTTTGACCCTGGCACAGATAATGCAGCAGCTAAAGAGGCCGGCTTTGAAGAGTATGACAAGCTCTTGGAAGATGCAGCTTCAGAAAACGAGGATATTAACAAACGTTACGAAAAATATGCAGCAGCTCAGGCTTGGCTGACAGACAGTGCCCTGTTGATGCCAGCTTGGTCATCTGGTGCAACACCAAGTGTCCGTAAGGTTGTTCCATTCTCAGGACCATTTGCTTGGACTGGAAACAAGGGTGAATACAGCTTTAAATATGTTGAAATCCAAGATAAACCAATAACGACTAAAGAATATGAAAAAGCGCGTGAAAAATGGGCAAAAGAAAAGGAAGAATCCAATAAAAAAGCTCAAGCAGAACTCGCAGAACATATTAAATAA
- a CDS encoding peptide ABC transporter substrate-binding protein, translating to MKQSKVLALAGVTLLAAGFLAACSGSKPNTKSGSSNTFNYIYETDPENLNYLTSSKAATTDLTANVIDGLLENDQYGNLVPSMAEEWTVSPDGKTYTYKLRKDAKWYTSEGEEYADVTAEDFVTGLKYAADNKSETIYLVQDSVKGLKDYISGKIDFSEVGIKAVDDHTVEYTLNEPESFWNSKTTMGILYPVNKDFLENQGDKFAQATDPTSLLYNGPFLLKSLTSKSEIQFEKNPNYWDKENVHVDAVKLSFYDGQDQGKPAEQFSQGALTTARLFPTSATYEKVEKDFKDNIVYTPQDASTFLVGTNIDRQSYNHTAKTSEVQKTSTKKALLNKDFRQALTFAFNRESYASQINGKDGADKLLRNLYIPPTFVQAGDKSFGDLVKEKVVTYGDEWKDVDFSDGQDGLYNENKAKAEFAKAKEALKADGVEFPIHLDIPVDQTATSKVQRVQSLKQSIEKTLGTDNVVIDVHQLSKDEVTNITLFAPSAAEEDWDISDNVGWSPDYQDPSTYLDVIKPGGENTKTFLGFDGTDNAAAKQVGLDEYTKLVDEAGAEKQDLNKRYEKYAAAQAWLTDSALLIPVTSRTGRPTLTKVVPFSAPFAWSGAKAREAASYKYMKLQDEPVTTKDYNSAQEKWNKERAESNKKAQEELADHVK from the coding sequence ATGAAACAAAGCAAAGTCCTTGCGTTAGCAGGAGTAACTCTTCTTGCGGCTGGCTTTCTTGCAGCTTGCTCAGGCTCTAAGCCAAACACAAAATCAGGCAGTTCTAACACCTTTAATTATATCTACGAGACAGATCCTGAAAACTTGAACTATCTCACTTCAAGTAAAGCTGCTACAACAGACTTGACAGCAAATGTCATTGACGGTCTTTTAGAAAACGACCAATATGGAAACTTAGTTCCTTCAATGGCAGAGGAATGGACTGTATCACCAGATGGGAAGACCTATACATACAAGCTTCGCAAAGATGCTAAGTGGTATACTTCTGAAGGTGAAGAGTACGCAGATGTGACAGCAGAAGACTTTGTCACAGGTCTTAAGTATGCGGCAGACAATAAATCTGAAACAATCTACTTGGTTCAGGATTCTGTAAAAGGGCTTAAGGACTATATTTCTGGGAAGATTGATTTCTCAGAAGTAGGAATCAAAGCAGTTGATGATCATACCGTTGAGTATACTCTTAATGAGCCAGAAAGTTTCTGGAACTCTAAGACTACAATGGGAATTCTCTACCCAGTAAACAAAGACTTTTTGGAAAACCAAGGTGATAAGTTCGCTCAAGCAACTGATCCAACAAGCTTGCTTTACAACGGACCTTTCTTGCTCAAATCATTGACTTCAAAATCTGAAATCCAATTTGAGAAGAATCCTAATTATTGGGACAAAGAAAATGTTCACGTAGATGCAGTTAAACTCTCTTTCTATGATGGACAAGATCAAGGAAAACCTGCTGAGCAGTTCAGCCAAGGCGCATTGACAACAGCCAGACTTTTCCCAACTAGTGCGACTTATGAAAAGGTTGAAAAAGACTTTAAAGATAATATCGTCTATACACCTCAAGATGCCTCAACTTTCTTAGTAGGTACTAACATTGATCGCCAGTCTTATAATCATACGGCTAAGACATCAGAAGTTCAAAAGACTTCAACTAAGAAAGCCTTGCTTAACAAGGACTTCCGTCAGGCTTTGACCTTTGCCTTCAATCGTGAGTCCTATGCATCTCAGATTAATGGTAAGGACGGAGCAGACAAACTTCTTCGTAACCTTTACATCCCACCTACATTTGTGCAGGCTGGTGACAAGTCCTTCGGTGACTTAGTTAAGGAAAAAGTAGTAACTTATGGCGACGAATGGAAAGACGTTGACTTCTCAGATGGTCAAGATGGTCTCTATAACGAGAACAAAGCAAAGGCTGAATTCGCTAAAGCAAAAGAAGCTTTGAAAGCTGATGGAGTGGAATTCCCAATTCATCTGGACATTCCGGTTGATCAAACAGCTACTTCTAAAGTACAGCGCGTTCAATCCCTCAAGCAATCCATTGAGAAGACTTTGGGAACAGATAATGTTGTGATTGATGTTCACCAATTGTCTAAGGATGAAGTGACTAACATTACCTTGTTTGCTCCTTCTGCTGCTGAAGAGGACTGGGATATTTCAGATAATGTCGGCTGGTCTCCGGACTATCAAGATCCATCTACCTATCTTGATGTTATCAAACCTGGTGGTGAAAACACCAAGACCTTCTTAGGATTTGATGGCACAGATAATGCCGCAGCGAAACAAGTTGGTTTGGATGAATATACCAAGCTGGTTGACGAAGCTGGTGCAGAAAAGCAAGATTTGAACAAGCGTTATGAAAAATATGCGGCTGCTCAGGCTTGGCTGACTGATAGTGCTTTGTTGATTCCGGTAACTTCTAGAACAGGTCGTCCAACCTTGACTAAGGTAGTGCCTTTCTCAGCACCGTTTGCTTGGTCTGGTGCTAAGGCGCGTGAAGCAGCAAGTTATAAATACATGAAATTGCAGGATGAGCCTGTAACGACAAAAGATTATAATAGCGCTCAGGAAAAATGGAATAAAGAACGTGCGGAATCTAATAAAAAAGCTCAAGAAGAATTAGCAGACCACGTGAAATAA
- a CDS encoding ABC transporter permease — protein MKKYIFMRILRSIVSIFLVTTLTYAIIYTMVPRRLIFKQDPNYNKIATNKDKKTNYENTIFERMGYIDYYDTKELQEKASKEDSSVTTEATEANEKIYQKYIDKLGNGWKLQKFPLSGEFYAVREVPVYERVFEFYANLIQIDHPNVIQDEENPNLERYIRFENDPSVGWSLVGSGTKHKYLLYFNGQFPFVHQNFITFNLGNSYPTYANIPVLQVITQGQGQTKSSEVQFPTGKKTSSVNIYSRTYKTPSKADSQDIAKFGKGDAYTATQSNYQNPSMITSSAIIGLIGVALSYLIAIPLGSYMARLKNTWFDSISTAGLTFMMSLPTIALVYIVRLAGSAVGLPDSFPILGAGDWRSYVLPAVILGLLSAPWTAVWIRRYMIDLQSQDFVRFARAKGLSEKEISNKHIFKNAMVPLVSSIPASIVGVIAGATLTETVFAFPGMGKMLIDSVKASNNSMVVGLVFIFTCLSIFALLLGDILMTVLDPRIKLTSKGGK, from the coding sequence ATGAAAAAATATATTTTTATGCGTATCTTACGCTCAATTGTGTCGATTTTCTTGGTGACGACCCTGACTTATGCCATTATCTATACTATGGTGCCAAGAAGGTTGATTTTCAAGCAGGATCCTAACTATAATAAGATAGCGACCAATAAAGATAAAAAGACTAACTATGAAAACACTATCTTTGAGCGGATGGGCTACATTGACTATTATGATACAAAGGAACTGCAGGAGAAAGCCAGCAAGGAAGATTCTTCTGTTACCACAGAAGCTACTGAAGCAAACGAGAAGATTTATCAGAAGTATATTGATAAACTCGGTAATGGCTGGAAATTGCAGAAATTTCCACTGAGCGGAGAATTCTACGCTGTACGTGAAGTACCTGTGTATGAACGTGTCTTTGAGTTCTATGCTAATTTGATTCAAATTGACCATCCAAATGTTATCCAAGATGAGGAAAATCCAAACCTAGAGCGTTATATCCGGTTTGAAAATGATCCATCTGTTGGCTGGTCTCTTGTGGGTTCTGGTACCAAGCATAAATATTTGCTTTACTTTAATGGTCAGTTCCCATTTGTCCACCAGAACTTTATCACCTTTAATTTAGGGAATTCTTATCCAACCTATGCCAATATCCCTGTTCTGCAGGTTATTACACAAGGGCAAGGACAAACTAAGTCTTCCGAAGTTCAATTCCCAACAGGTAAAAAGACATCGTCTGTAAATATCTATTCTCGTACCTATAAGACGCCAAGCAAAGCCGATTCACAGGACATTGCTAAGTTTGGTAAGGGAGATGCCTATACGGCGACTCAAAGCAACTATCAAAATCCATCCATGATTACCAGCTCAGCCATTATCGGTTTGATTGGTGTGGCTCTGTCTTATCTGATTGCTATTCCACTCGGTTCTTACATGGCTCGACTCAAAAACACATGGTTTGATAGCATTTCTACAGCGGGCTTGACCTTTATGATGTCACTGCCAACCATCGCCTTGGTCTACATCGTCCGTTTGGCTGGCTCTGCTGTCGGTCTTCCAGACTCCTTCCCAATCTTGGGAGCGGGAGATTGGCGTTCTTATGTCTTGCCAGCTGTTATCCTAGGCCTTTTGAGTGCTCCTTGGACAGCTGTTTGGATTCGCCGGTATATGATTGACTTGCAGTCTCAGGACTTTGTCCGCTTTGCGCGTGCTAAGGGACTCTCTGAAAAAGAAATTTCTAACAAGCACATCTTTAAAAACGCTATGGTGCCGCTGGTATCTAGTATCCCAGCTTCTATCGTTGGTGTTATTGCAGGTGCGACTCTGACAGAAACTGTCTTTGCTTTTCCTGGTATGGGTAAGATGCTGATTGATTCTGTTAAGGCATCCAATAACTCTATGGTTGTTGGTCTTGTATTCATCTTCACATGTCTGTCTATCTTTGCTCTCTTGCTGGGTGACATTCTGATGACTGTACTGGACCCACGTATTAAGTTAACATCAAAAGGAGGTAAATAA